From Deltaproteobacteria bacterium, a single genomic window includes:
- a CDS encoding DUF4139 domain-containing protein — translation MKKVFFYFPLLIVAIAFSFAARAANAPAEAYNVSSGLNDQESVAVTVYNSDIGLIKDIRRLTLPSGLTELRFGEVAAKIMPQTVHIKSLSPTNPIHVLEQNYEYDLLTPRKLLDKFVGKEIMVLKDGAEVPITILSTNDGLVYKLGNRIFTGQPNNLIFPSIPSSLIAQPTLLWSLENRNVNAQKVEATYLTRGLNWKADYVAVLDSKDKLLDLSGWVTLDNQSGATYQNARLKLVAGDLNRVIEDYRARDAVGGRMELASKVASPAPFAEQSFFEYHLYSLQRPTTIKNQQTKQVSLLSAERIAVSKRYIFTGSPQYFHSRFAGVLPKQKVGVFVELANKKENNLGMPLPMGTLRIYKADSDGSLQFIGEDRIDHTPKDELIKIKMGNAFDVVAERKQTDWRKIADNIYEAAFEISLRNHKDEPVTVSVIEPMLRDWDLLTSSHTHKKVEAFTAQFEIPVAKDGETKLTYRVRYKI, via the coding sequence GTGAAAAAAGTATTTTTCTATTTTCCGTTGCTCATAGTTGCCATTGCGTTTAGCTTCGCCGCTCGGGCGGCCAACGCGCCCGCCGAAGCTTACAACGTCAGCAGCGGTCTGAACGATCAAGAAAGCGTCGCGGTGACGGTCTACAACAGCGACATCGGCTTGATCAAAGACATTCGCCGTCTGACTTTGCCGAGCGGTCTAACCGAATTACGTTTCGGTGAAGTGGCCGCCAAGATCATGCCGCAAACCGTGCACATCAAGTCGCTCAGTCCGACCAATCCCATCCATGTCCTGGAGCAAAACTACGAATACGACCTACTCACGCCGCGCAAATTGCTCGACAAATTCGTCGGCAAAGAAATCATGGTGCTCAAAGACGGCGCCGAAGTACCGATAACGATCCTCAGCACCAACGACGGGTTGGTCTACAAACTCGGCAACCGGATCTTCACCGGCCAGCCCAACAATCTCATCTTCCCAAGCATCCCAAGCAGTCTGATTGCGCAGCCGACCCTGCTCTGGTCGCTGGAGAATCGCAACGTCAACGCGCAGAAAGTCGAAGCGACTTATCTGACTCGCGGTTTGAATTGGAAAGCCGACTACGTCGCCGTCCTCGATAGTAAAGACAAGCTGCTCGATCTGTCCGGCTGGGTAACCCTCGACAACCAAAGCGGCGCGACCTATCAAAACGCGCGCTTAAAACTAGTCGCCGGCGATTTGAATCGCGTCATAGAAGACTACCGCGCCCGCGACGCGGTCGGCGGTCGGATGGAGCTGGCGTCCAAAGTAGCCTCACCGGCGCCCTTCGCCGAGCAATCTTTCTTTGAATATCATCTCTACAGCTTACAACGGCCGACGACGATCAAGAACCAGCAGACCAAACAAGTGAGCCTTTTGTCGGCGGAGCGGATTGCGGTAAGCAAACGTTACATCTTCACCGGCTCGCCACAATATTTTCATAGCCGCTTCGCCGGCGTCTTGCCGAAGCAAAAGGTCGGCGTCTTCGTCGAACTCGCCAACAAGAAGGAAAATAATCTAGGCATGCCGCTGCCGATGGGCACGCTGCGCATTTACAAAGCCGACAGCGACGGCAGCCTACAGTTCATCGGTGAAGACCGCATTGATCACACACCCAAAGATGAGTTGATTAAAATCAAGATGGGCAACGCCTTCGACGTGGTCGCCGAGCGCAAGCAAACCGACTGGCGCAAAATCGCCGACAACATCTACGAAGCCGCCTTCGAAATCAGCCTGCGCAATCACAAAGACGAGCCGGTGACGGTGAGCGTCATCGAACCCATGTTACGCGACTGGGATCTCCTCACCAGCTCGCATACGCACAAGAAAGTCGAAGCGTTTACGGCGCAGTTCGAAATCCCGGTGGCGAAAGACGGCGAGACGAAGTTAACTTACCGGGTAAGGTACAAGATCTAA
- a CDS encoding DUF179 domain-containing protein — protein MLQPSKILPALCFCLLSALNVIGNPPADAIAGDREKSLIGQLLVATSEMKDPRFAESVIYLVKHDSTGAMGLAVNKPLAKTELNDLLKGFGVEAKNIKREVTIHYGGPVSRRQGFLIHSDDFYLAATNRITNGIAMSADSQMLEALARGYAPRQSLFLLGYAGWAAGQLEAELKTNSWYIIPSDKALIFSEDAERKWRQAMDKRQIPL, from the coding sequence ATGCTTCAGCCAAGCAAAATATTGCCGGCGCTCTGTTTCTGTCTGCTCAGCGCATTGAACGTTATCGGCAACCCGCCCGCGGATGCCATCGCAGGGGACCGAGAAAAATCTCTAATCGGCCAGCTTTTGGTCGCCACCTCGGAGATGAAAGATCCGCGCTTCGCCGAGAGCGTCATTTATCTGGTCAAACATGACAGCACAGGCGCCATGGGGTTGGCGGTCAACAAACCTCTGGCCAAGACCGAACTCAACGACCTGCTCAAAGGCTTCGGTGTGGAAGCCAAAAATATCAAACGCGAAGTCACGATCCATTACGGCGGGCCGGTATCACGGCGCCAAGGCTTTCTGATCCACAGTGACGATTTTTATCTCGCCGCGACCAACAGAATCACCAATGGCATCGCCATGAGCGCCGATAGCCAGATGCTCGAAGCATTGGCGCGCGGCTACGCGCCGCGCCAGTCATTATTCTTGCTCGGATATGCCGGCTGGGCGGCGGGCCAGCTGGAAGCCGAACTAAAAACCAATTCGTGGTATATCATCCCCAGCGACAAGGCTTTGATCTTCAGCGAAGATGCCGAGAGGAAATGGCGCCAAGCGATGGACAAGCGGCAGATCCCGCTGTGA
- a CDS encoding sigma-70 family RNA polymerase sigma factor, with the protein MAPSNVQYESGDRTGATDRSSILLRNVNKSGNLLVKPKSKPPEPMLSEASTDAECVERLQRGETDAFEPLIRRHQKTIFNLVYRMLGDYDEAAEVSQEAFLSAYKAINTFRGDANFSTWLYRIALNHATTRRKTLNLRQQRYVAIENSDAATDPQLGPAETLEKKEVRERVQQAMNSLDPDDATVILLRDLHDTPYEEVARVLEIPIGTVKSRLHRARQALKVELASYFKARRKAV; encoded by the coding sequence TTGGCGCCGTCAAACGTCCAATATGAGTCCGGAGATCGCACCGGCGCCACCGACCGTAGCTCAATTTTATTGAGAAACGTTAACAAAAGCGGGAACCTTTTAGTGAAACCGAAGTCTAAACCACCTGAACCCATGCTGTCAGAAGCGAGCACGGACGCAGAGTGCGTCGAGAGATTGCAGCGCGGCGAGACGGACGCCTTCGAACCGCTGATTCGTCGGCATCAGAAAACGATCTTCAATTTGGTTTACCGAATGCTGGGCGATTACGATGAAGCCGCGGAGGTCTCCCAGGAGGCGTTCCTGTCGGCTTATAAGGCCATCAATACATTTCGTGGCGATGCCAATTTTTCCACCTGGCTCTATAGGATCGCACTTAATCACGCCACCACCCGACGCAAAACTCTCAATCTACGCCAACAACGCTACGTCGCAATTGAAAACAGCGATGCCGCCACCGATCCGCAACTCGGCCCGGCTGAAACTCTGGAAAAAAAGGAAGTGCGCGAGCGCGTGCAGCAAGCCATGAACAGCTTAGATCCGGACGATGCCACGGTGATTTTACTGCGCGACCTGCATGACACGCCCTATGAAGAAGTCGCGCGGGTCTTGGAAATCCCCATCGGCACGGTAAAGTCGCGCTTACACCGGGCCCGTCAGGCTCTCAAGGTCGAGCTCGCCTCCTACTTCAAAGCGAGAAGGAAAGCGGTATGA
- a CDS encoding ABC transporter substrate-binding protein has translation MLRIAVPDLVSNSYFPIIAAVEMGFFKEAGFDASVELLFPIPKTFEALRDGELDFVVGSAHATLLAFPQWQGAKLLAACGQHTYWFLVIRSDLNPQRGDLSVVKGLRIGAAPGVNLSLQRMLVEAGIDPEKNGVQIMPIPGAAGPNVSFGLSAAKALEEGKLDGFWANGMGCEVALRRGVGTMVLDVRRGDGPAAARHYTFSALVATEKKIKDDPAAARAAIRALMKAHKALKSDANLATAVGKKRFPPSEAELIAELVRRDLPYYDANISPEKVASMNRFAQDIGLLSAPVAYHQVVATEFSHLWTEAV, from the coding sequence ATGTTACGTATCGCCGTGCCGGATCTAGTTTCCAATTCTTATTTTCCCATCATCGCCGCCGTCGAAATGGGCTTTTTCAAAGAAGCAGGCTTCGACGCTTCGGTGGAGTTGCTATTCCCGATTCCGAAAACCTTCGAAGCCTTGCGCGACGGCGAACTGGACTTTGTCGTCGGCTCGGCCCACGCAACACTCTTAGCATTCCCACAGTGGCAAGGCGCGAAGCTGCTCGCCGCTTGCGGCCAGCACACCTATTGGTTTCTGGTCATTCGCAGCGATCTAAATCCTCAGCGCGGTGACTTAAGTGTAGTCAAAGGCTTGCGCATCGGCGCCGCACCCGGCGTGAACCTGAGCCTCCAACGCATGTTGGTCGAAGCCGGCATCGATCCGGAAAAAAACGGCGTGCAAATCATGCCGATCCCCGGCGCCGCCGGGCCCAATGTTTCATTTGGTCTGTCAGCCGCCAAAGCCCTCGAAGAAGGCAAGCTCGACGGCTTCTGGGCCAACGGCATGGGCTGCGAAGTGGCGCTACGCCGCGGCGTTGGGACAATGGTGCTCGACGTGCGCCGGGGCGATGGTCCCGCCGCCGCGCGCCACTATACGTTCTCCGCATTAGTGGCAACCGAAAAGAAGATCAAAGACGACCCAGCCGCTGCGCGCGCGGCGATCCGTGCCCTGATGAAGGCCCACAAAGCGCTCAAGTCCGATGCCAACCTGGCCACCGCGGTGGGCAAGAAAAGATTTCCGCCTTCCGAAGCCGAATTGATCGCCGAACTCGTACGGCGAGATTTGCCCTACTACGACGCCAACATTTCTCCCGAGAAGGTCGCCAGCATGAACCGCTTCGCCCAAGATATCGGCCTGCTAAGCGCGCCGGTAGCATACCACCAAGTAGTCGCCACAGAGTTCAGCCATTTATGGACCGAAGCGGTTTAA
- a CDS encoding zf-HC2 domain-containing protein: MNCEEVNNHLVDYLDKSLDTATTTRVATHLIACANCGVEAGELTDCIEQVASLPRLDPPLGFAQRVMAHVRELEEKPTHWQRLFLPWGKIPMSATALVMVGVVGIVMYQKDDRLKQSDPSKMTLSAVTGPLATEKKTENTAKPAFPSQSDQKEKLTEQAPAQARLKEAAAAPATLPPNHQIASARSEVEARPDELKFAKRAPIQVQEVISPREPSRFFRDGAGFASPVPFGGLRQAAPSSAPMAALERSPSPIGERSVDIKFLVRRHPPQRRDQVEGASNDSLKKSAEADAAPSLAGRLGATAAPKIESIGEIRFYNVAPEHYEFFKKELANESIIESESKANAKEKEIMPAGRELLIEVTILPAASQEPSTPSR, translated from the coding sequence ATGAACTGCGAAGAAGTAAATAATCATCTGGTCGACTATCTCGACAAGAGCCTCGACACCGCGACCACCACGCGGGTAGCGACCCATCTGATCGCTTGCGCCAACTGCGGCGTGGAAGCCGGTGAACTGACCGATTGCATCGAACAAGTCGCGAGTCTTCCCAGACTCGACCCTCCTCTCGGATTCGCCCAGCGCGTTATGGCCCATGTGCGCGAGCTTGAAGAAAAACCGACGCATTGGCAGCGGCTGTTTTTACCATGGGGTAAGATACCGATGTCGGCAACCGCGTTGGTGATGGTCGGCGTCGTCGGCATCGTTATGTACCAGAAAGACGATCGGCTAAAGCAATCCGATCCAAGCAAGATGACACTTTCGGCTGTCACCGGGCCATTGGCAACCGAGAAGAAGACAGAAAATACCGCTAAGCCAGCATTCCCTAGCCAATCCGATCAAAAAGAAAAACTCACAGAACAAGCTCCCGCCCAGGCCAGACTAAAAGAAGCGGCAGCCGCTCCAGCAACATTACCGCCGAACCATCAAATCGCCTCGGCCAGATCCGAAGTTGAAGCGCGCCCGGATGAATTAAAATTCGCCAAACGGGCGCCGATCCAAGTGCAAGAAGTGATTAGTCCGCGCGAGCCAAGCCGATTTTTCCGCGATGGAGCTGGATTCGCTTCGCCCGTCCCCTTCGGCGGACTGCGCCAAGCCGCGCCAAGCTCGGCGCCGATGGCGGCACTGGAAAGATCGCCATCGCCGATCGGCGAGCGTAGCGTTGACATCAAGTTCCTCGTCCGCCGCCACCCGCCGCAGCGACGCGACCAGGTCGAAGGCGCGAGCAACGACTCGCTAAAAAAATCAGCGGAAGCGGATGCGGCCCCGAGCTTAGCCGGCAGACTCGGCGCGACAGCGGCGCCGAAGATCGAGTCCATTGGCGAGATCCGATTTTACAACGTCGCGCCCGAGCACTATGAATTTTTCAAAAAAGAACTCGCCAACGAATCGATCATCGAATCGGAATCAAAAGCCAACGCCAAAGAAAAAGAAATTATGCCCGCCGGCCGCGAGCTGTTGATCGAAGTTACCATTCTGCCGGCCGCTTCTCAGGAACCTTCCACGCCTTCGCGTTAA